Within Gammaproteobacteria bacterium, the genomic segment TATGAGCCAATGTTTTCGACATGAGCACAGGCGTATATGTGACTTAACTTCATTTCTGAAAAACCATAATTTAATGATAAAAATGCTGTTTCCGTTGCTATACCTTTGCCCCAAAACTTTGGTTTTAAGCGATATCCTAAATCGTAATAATGAAAATCTTTTCGCAATTTGGTCTCATGCTTTAAACCAGACCAACCGATAAATTCTCTGGTTTTTTTGTCAACAACTGCCCAGCGACCAATACCGTTATCATGATATTGTTTTCGAATATAAGAAATAATTTCTTCAATTTCTGCCAAGGTTTTAATCGGTTTGTTGCCTAAATAACGATGAACATCAGGGTTCGAGTCCAGCTCAAATAAATCTTTGGCATCAGATTCAACAATTTCTCTAAGTAATAGGCTGTCGGTT encodes:
- a CDS encoding GNAT family N-acetyltransferase, whose translation is MKIFAETDSLLLREIVESDAKDLFELDSNPDVHRYLGNKPIKTLAEIEEIISYIRKQYHDNGIGRWAVVDKKTREFIGWSGLKHETKLRKDFHYYDLGYRLKPKFWGKGIATETAFLSLNYGFSEMKLSHIYACAHVENIGSYKVLKKVGFQFLEAFKYEDMLLNWYGFDSKNFIANSTSC